From the genome of Bradyrhizobium elkanii USDA 76, one region includes:
- the nhaA gene encoding Na+/H+ antiporter NhaA: MNDHPSFDDLPRAQRLAEQALNTLQRFLHVEAVSGATLLAAAAAALILANSPFAHDYHAFWNLPLSIGVGDYVFSRSLHFWVNDVLMTAFFLVVGMEIRREIHEGALSKFDQAILPLIAATGGVIVPALIYLGINSDPAHAQGWAVPTATDIAFAVGVLALLGRSIPVNVRVFLLALAIIDDIIAVLIIAVFYTPSLQFGGFAVALLGALAVFGFQRIGIGSALPYFLPGALVWIGFMMAGVHPTLAGVVLGLITPARPLPMREQPLDVVSRVLKQLRSSDAVSAGDSHRLERPLRELRVAHREILPPVSRVQMAMHPWVAYGVMPTFALANAGVGLNGADLSAGGLLVMLGTALALIAGKPLGIVGATWVAVRLGWCRLAPGVSWGGVCLVGLLAGIGFTMSIFIAMLAFSDEGALRAAKLGVLFASLVAGVLGLGWGVAYARRQ, encoded by the coding sequence GTGAACGATCACCCCTCATTTGACGACCTGCCGCGAGCCCAGAGGCTGGCTGAACAGGCCCTCAACACCCTTCAACGCTTCCTGCATGTCGAGGCCGTCAGCGGCGCCACGCTTCTTGCCGCCGCCGCGGCTGCGCTGATCCTGGCCAACTCCCCGTTCGCCCATGACTATCACGCCTTCTGGAACCTGCCGCTCTCAATCGGGGTCGGGGATTACGTCTTTTCACGGTCGCTGCATTTCTGGGTCAACGACGTGCTGATGACAGCCTTCTTCCTCGTTGTGGGCATGGAGATACGGCGCGAGATTCATGAGGGAGCACTGAGCAAATTCGACCAGGCGATTCTGCCTTTGATCGCGGCGACCGGTGGCGTCATCGTCCCCGCGCTGATCTATCTCGGCATCAACAGCGATCCGGCCCATGCACAGGGCTGGGCTGTGCCAACCGCGACGGACATCGCCTTTGCGGTCGGGGTGCTCGCGCTGCTTGGACGATCGATCCCGGTCAACGTGAGAGTCTTCCTGCTTGCTCTGGCGATCATCGACGACATCATCGCGGTGCTGATCATTGCCGTGTTCTACACGCCCAGCCTTCAGTTCGGCGGCTTCGCCGTCGCGTTGCTTGGCGCTCTCGCTGTCTTCGGGTTTCAGCGAATCGGAATCGGTTCTGCTCTTCCCTACTTCCTGCCGGGTGCCCTGGTTTGGATCGGGTTCATGATGGCCGGGGTCCATCCAACACTCGCAGGTGTCGTGCTCGGGCTGATCACTCCGGCGCGTCCGCTACCCATGCGGGAACAGCCGCTGGACGTGGTGTCGCGCGTGCTCAAGCAGTTGCGGAGCAGTGATGCGGTGAGTGCAGGAGACTCGCACCGACTGGAGCGGCCGCTGCGCGAGCTTCGCGTCGCGCATCGCGAAATATTGCCGCCGGTGTCGCGGGTTCAGATGGCGATGCATCCGTGGGTGGCCTACGGCGTGATGCCGACTTTCGCGCTGGCGAATGCCGGCGTCGGCCTGAACGGCGCGGACCTCTCCGCTGGGGGCCTCCTGGTCATGCTGGGCACCGCGCTTGCCCTGATCGCCGGGAAACCGCTCGGAATCGTCGGCGCGACATGGGTCGCCGTGCGGCTGGGCTGGTGTCGCCTTGCTCCTGGCGTTTCGTGGGGCGGAGTTTGTCTGGTCGGCCTGCTGGCCGGCATCGGCTTTACCATGTCAATCTTCATCGCGATGCTCGCCTTCTCCGATGAGGGAGCATTGCGGGCCGCGAAACTGGGCGTACTCTTCGCCTCGCTTGTCGCCGGCGTACTCGGTCTTGGCTGGGGTGTCGCCTACGCTCGACGTCAGTGA
- a CDS encoding LysR family transcriptional regulator, producing the protein MIELPRTQALRCFITVAREGTVSRAAAMLKLTQPAVSLQLKALEESTGLQLFNRTPAGFTLTEAGAALLPLAHRAVAAASDFKAMADSLNEAQRGTLRVGTILDPEFTRLGPFVRSLAMSSQRTEVFLRHGVSDDVLAQIGRGELDVGYYVDATPQDQLAHHSFTERTIADGRYQLAPLLCYDYRVIAPIAWRDRVMGKGWAELAELPWLATPPHSGHRRLLDDIFRPLGALPKRIGYTDQEEAMIDFVESGLCLSLARDNVLAPRMARPHQFVVADKVKLTCDLSFASLAARRQEPVIAHAFASVRAVWNIKPAIAGAGPTRTRKVAKNV; encoded by the coding sequence ATGATCGAGCTTCCCCGTACCCAGGCCTTGCGTTGCTTCATCACGGTTGCCCGTGAGGGCACGGTATCGCGCGCAGCGGCGATGCTGAAACTGACCCAGCCCGCGGTCAGCCTGCAGCTGAAGGCACTCGAGGAAAGCACCGGGCTGCAGCTGTTCAACCGCACCCCTGCCGGCTTCACCCTGACCGAGGCCGGCGCCGCGCTGCTGCCGCTGGCGCACCGGGCGGTGGCGGCGGCCTCCGACTTCAAGGCGATGGCGGACTCGCTGAACGAGGCGCAGCGCGGCACGCTGCGCGTCGGCACCATCCTCGACCCCGAATTCACCCGGCTCGGACCGTTCGTACGCAGCCTTGCGATGTCCTCGCAGCGCACCGAGGTCTTCCTGCGGCATGGCGTGAGCGACGACGTGCTGGCGCAGATCGGCCGCGGCGAACTCGACGTCGGCTATTATGTCGACGCCACGCCTCAGGACCAGCTCGCCCATCACAGCTTCACCGAACGGACCATCGCCGACGGCCGCTACCAGCTCGCCCCGCTGCTTTGCTACGACTACCGGGTGATCGCACCGATCGCCTGGCGCGACCGGGTGATGGGCAAGGGCTGGGCCGAGCTCGCCGAGCTGCCCTGGCTCGCGACACCGCCGCACTCCGGCCACCGGCGGCTGCTCGATGACATCTTCCGCCCGCTCGGCGCATTGCCGAAGCGGATCGGCTACACCGACCAGGAAGAGGCGATGATCGACTTCGTCGAATCCGGCCTCTGCCTCAGCCTGGCACGCGACAACGTGCTGGCGCCGCGGATGGCGCGGCCGCATCAGTTCGTGGTCGCCGACAAGGTGAAGCTGACCTGCGATCTCTCCTTCGCCAGCCTCGCCGCCCGCCGCCAGGAGCCGGTGATCGCCCACGCCTTCGCAAGCGTGCGCGCGGTATGGAATATCAAGCCGGCGATCGCCGGCGCCGGTCCGACGCGGACACGGAAGGTCGCAAAGAACGTTTAA
- a CDS encoding MerR family transcriptional regulator has protein sequence MNAAAARFFSPSEAARQLGISAKALRLYEERGLIAPGRTPAGWRAYGPAEMARGAEIVELRALGLGVGEVARILNGDAVVLGRVLAGHEAALEARIRQCGDSIAKLRRLRADLGGGRMPATGDIIGAVRTRPAIGVAFDLPWPWGGERFELRDIKRLNYIVGPLGSGKTRLAQRLAEVLPGASFVGLDRAADGGAAVRARLDADPAHKSRVAANLATLLADGAADSPALTALLAALEAGDDAILVIDMLEQGLDAASQEAIIAHLRRRGPEARPLFFLTRSNAILDLDAVGDDEAIILCPANHSRPICVTPVPGAAGYEAVATCLASPEVRARTEGTIAWRPS, from the coding sequence ATGAATGCTGCTGCCGCCCGTTTCTTCAGCCCGTCCGAAGCTGCAAGGCAGCTCGGCATCTCGGCGAAAGCGCTGCGCCTGTACGAGGAGCGCGGCCTGATTGCACCCGGCCGCACGCCGGCGGGATGGCGCGCCTATGGTCCGGCCGAGATGGCGCGCGGCGCCGAGATCGTCGAGCTGCGCGCGCTCGGCCTTGGCGTCGGTGAAGTGGCGCGGATCCTGAACGGCGATGCCGTCGTCCTCGGCCGCGTGCTGGCCGGGCACGAGGCCGCGCTCGAAGCGCGCATCCGCCAATGCGGCGACAGCATCGCCAAACTGCGCCGGCTGCGCGCCGACCTCGGCGGCGGCAGGATGCCCGCGACCGGTGACATCATCGGTGCGGTCCGGACGCGGCCGGCGATCGGCGTCGCGTTCGATCTGCCGTGGCCGTGGGGCGGCGAGCGCTTCGAGCTGCGCGACATCAAACGGCTGAACTACATCGTCGGCCCGCTCGGCAGCGGCAAGACGCGCCTTGCGCAACGGCTCGCCGAAGTCCTGCCCGGCGCCAGCTTCGTCGGGCTCGACCGCGCGGCCGATGGAGGCGCGGCCGTGCGGGCGCGCCTCGATGCCGATCCGGCGCACAAGTCCAGGGTCGCGGCCAACCTTGCCACCCTGCTGGCTGACGGCGCCGCGGACTCGCCGGCGCTGACCGCCCTGCTCGCGGCGCTCGAGGCCGGCGACGACGCGATCCTCGTGATCGACATGCTCGAGCAAGGGCTCGACGCGGCGAGCCAGGAAGCGATCATCGCGCATCTGCGCCGCCGCGGACCCGAGGCCCGGCCGCTGTTCTTCCTGACCCGCTCCAACGCGATCCTGGATCTCGACGCGGTCGGCGACGATGAAGCGATCATCCTGTGCCCCGCCAATCACAGCCGGCCGATCTGCGTGACGCCCGTGCCCGGCGCGGCGGGCTATGAAGCGGTCGCGACCTGCCTCGCTTCGCCCGAGGTCCGCGCGCGCACCGAAGGCACGATCGCGTGGCGGCCGTCCTGA
- a CDS encoding DUF2927 domain-containing protein: MPQHRPSILVLLAAALAACLADAAVPAAATEVPAIAARQRNEKKVFTDAEIVEGFLKTAFGAEYHLAGRVDRIRKYDSPVRVFADGSRADRKTQLAKVVADIRAKVQHLDIAMTENSEAANVVVKLVRDRELYRTIATFYGQERAREIRSSLDPQCLSGFRKNENYEIEHSDVILTVDNGDFVFLDCAYEELLQSLGPINDTATVPWTMFNDNVSMGYFDVYDQYLLNLLYDPRIKPGMTVQEVKAVLPAVLADARAWVAKVNHLE; this comes from the coding sequence ATGCCCCAGCACCGTCCCTCGATCCTCGTCCTTCTCGCCGCAGCGCTCGCCGCTTGCCTCGCTGATGCCGCGGTGCCCGCGGCTGCCACCGAGGTACCGGCGATCGCCGCGCGCCAGCGCAACGAGAAGAAGGTCTTCACCGACGCCGAGATCGTCGAGGGCTTTCTGAAAACCGCGTTCGGCGCCGAATATCATCTCGCCGGACGAGTCGACCGCATCCGCAAATACGACAGTCCGGTGCGCGTGTTCGCCGACGGCAGCCGCGCCGACCGCAAGACCCAGCTCGCCAAGGTCGTCGCCGACATCCGCGCCAAGGTGCAGCATCTCGACATCGCGATGACCGAGAACAGCGAAGCGGCCAATGTCGTGGTCAAGCTGGTGCGCGACCGCGAGCTGTACCGCACCATCGCGACCTTCTACGGCCAGGAGCGCGCCAGGGAGATCCGGTCCTCGCTCGACCCGCAATGCCTGTCCGGCTTCCGCAAGAACGAGAACTACGAGATCGAGCATTCCGACGTGATCCTCACCGTCGACAACGGCGATTTCGTCTTCCTCGACTGCGCCTATGAGGAGCTGTTGCAGTCGCTCGGCCCGATCAACGACACCGCCACCGTGCCCTGGACCATGTTCAACGACAACGTCTCGATGGGCTATTTCGACGTCTACGACCAATATCTGCTCAACCTGCTCTACGACCCGCGCATCAAGCCCGGCATGACCGTGCAGGAGGTCAAGGCCGTGCTGCCCGCCGTGCTCGCCGACGCCCGCGCCTGGGTGGCGAAGGTGAACCATCTGGAGTGA
- a CDS encoding L,D-transpeptidase, with product MRPIALMFAALTILAGAGQAHAQFFDSRGYQAEPPSFFGGGGASPIPRTTVNYPTNYAPGTIVVNTAERRLYLVLANGQALRYGIGVGRDGFRWGGVHRISAKKEWPSWTPPSQMLRRRPDLPRHMNGGIENPLGARAMYLGSTLYRIHGSNEPETIGQAVSSGCFRMTNDDVTDLYGRVSVGTTVVVKNN from the coding sequence ATGCGCCCGATTGCCTTGATGTTTGCCGCGCTCACGATCCTGGCAGGTGCCGGCCAGGCCCACGCCCAGTTCTTCGACTCCCGCGGCTACCAGGCCGAGCCCCCGAGCTTCTTCGGCGGCGGCGGCGCAAGCCCGATCCCGCGCACGACCGTCAACTACCCGACCAACTACGCCCCCGGCACCATCGTGGTGAACACCGCCGAGCGCCGGCTCTATCTGGTGCTGGCGAACGGCCAGGCGCTGCGCTACGGCATCGGCGTCGGCCGCGACGGCTTCCGCTGGGGCGGCGTCCACCGCATCTCCGCAAAGAAGGAATGGCCGTCGTGGACGCCGCCGTCGCAGATGCTGCGCCGCCGCCCCGATCTGCCGCGCCACATGAACGGCGGTATCGAGAACCCGCTCGGCGCGCGCGCGATGTATCTCGGCTCGACGCTCTACCGCATCCACGGTTCGAACGAGCCGGAGACGATCGGCCAGGCCGTCTCGTCGGGCTGCTTCCGCATGACCAACGACGACGTCACCGATCTCTATGGTCGCGTCTCGGTCGGCACCACCGTGGTGGTGAAGAACAACTGA
- a CDS encoding acetolactate synthase large subunit, with translation MNGAESLVRTLVAGGVDVCFTNPGTSEMHFVAALDKVPGMRCVLGLFEGVVTGAADGYFRMKGTPASTLLHLGPGLANGLANLHNAKKAHSGIVNIVGQHATYHIGYNAPLTSDIEGLARPMSSWVRTSPDARSVAADGAAAIAAARSAPPQIATLILPADTAWNEADGIAEVPVDTQRPSYSPQAVDTAAKILHGDAAHTLLLVTGSALTEHGLALAERIAGKTGCTVMGQTYHPRMARGRGRFSVNRIPYVIEQALPILKNFRHIVLVEANDPVAFFAYPNKPSMLKAEGCEVHRMTAWGENSVAALEALAGALHATAQDVKPQQHQELVKPTGALNHATIAQAIACAIPENAIMVDESVTTGRGFFPPTAAAAPHDWLQNMGGSIGFSTPVATGAAVACPDRKVICMVGDGSAMYTIQSLWTQAREGLNVVTIVFANRIYQILRGEFDGVGAGEPGKRAQDMLKIDRPTLDFVALAKGMGVPGRAVTTADEFNKALAEAVAEPGPRLIEVQM, from the coding sequence ATGAACGGTGCGGAAAGTCTGGTGCGGACATTGGTCGCAGGCGGCGTGGATGTCTGCTTTACCAATCCCGGCACCTCGGAGATGCATTTCGTCGCGGCGCTGGACAAGGTCCCGGGCATGCGCTGCGTACTCGGTCTGTTCGAAGGCGTGGTGACCGGTGCGGCCGACGGTTATTTCCGCATGAAGGGAACGCCGGCCTCGACGCTGCTGCATCTCGGGCCCGGCCTCGCCAACGGCCTTGCCAATCTGCACAACGCCAAGAAGGCGCATTCCGGCATCGTCAACATCGTCGGTCAGCATGCCACCTACCACATCGGCTACAACGCGCCGCTGACATCGGACATCGAGGGCCTGGCGCGGCCGATGTCGTCCTGGGTGCGCACCTCGCCGGATGCCAGGTCGGTTGCCGCCGACGGCGCGGCCGCGATCGCCGCCGCCAGGAGCGCGCCGCCGCAGATCGCAACCCTGATCCTGCCGGCCGACACCGCCTGGAACGAAGCCGACGGCATCGCCGAGGTGCCCGTCGACACGCAGCGCCCGAGCTACTCGCCGCAGGCGGTCGATACCGCGGCGAAGATCCTGCACGGCGATGCCGCGCATACGCTGCTGCTCGTCACCGGCAGCGCGCTGACCGAGCACGGGCTGGCGCTCGCCGAGCGCATCGCCGGCAAGACCGGCTGCACGGTGATGGGCCAGACCTATCACCCGCGCATGGCGCGCGGCCGCGGCCGCTTCTCGGTCAACCGGATTCCCTATGTGATCGAGCAGGCGCTGCCGATCCTGAAAAATTTCCGTCACATCGTGCTGGTCGAGGCCAACGATCCCGTCGCGTTCTTCGCCTATCCGAACAAGCCGAGCATGCTGAAGGCGGAAGGCTGCGAGGTGCATCGCATGACCGCCTGGGGCGAGAATTCGGTCGCGGCGCTCGAGGCGCTCGCCGGTGCCCTGCATGCGACCGCGCAGGACGTCAAGCCGCAGCAGCACCAGGAACTGGTCAAGCCGACCGGCGCGCTCAACCATGCCACGATCGCGCAGGCGATCGCCTGCGCGATCCCCGAGAACGCCATCATGGTCGATGAATCCGTCACCACCGGCCGCGGCTTCTTCCCGCCGACCGCGGCGGCCGCGCCGCATGACTGGCTGCAGAACATGGGCGGCTCGATCGGCTTCTCGACCCCGGTCGCGACCGGCGCCGCGGTCGCCTGTCCGGACCGCAAGGTGATCTGCATGGTCGGCGACGGCAGCGCGATGTACACGATCCAGTCGCTGTGGACCCAGGCGCGCGAAGGGCTCAACGTGGTGACCATCGTGTTCGCCAACCGCATCTATCAGATCCTGCGCGGCGAGTTCGACGGCGTCGGCGCCGGCGAGCCGGGCAAGCGGGCGCAGGATATGCTGAAGATCGACCGGCCGACGCTCGACTTCGTCGCGCTCGCCAAGGGTATGGGAGTGCCGGGCAGGGCGGTGACGACGGCCGACGAGTTCAACAAGGCGCTCGCGGAAGCCGTTGCGGAGCCGGGACCGCGGCTGATCGAAGTGCAGATGTAA
- a CDS encoding DUF4118 domain-containing protein translates to MRKGNDYILKLRPWSLSTFVVALLAVVLATATQEMFASFGMQFYFAGFVPAILIAGLMGGAPAGAFATIITVPIVWWAFMPPYFEFSWPTADDYDSLAMFLLSSALLVCFSQLYREALAILRK, encoded by the coding sequence ATGCGCAAGGGCAACGACTACATTTTGAAGCTGCGGCCATGGTCCTTGTCGACATTCGTCGTCGCCCTGCTTGCGGTGGTGCTGGCCACCGCGACCCAGGAGATGTTCGCGAGCTTTGGGATGCAGTTCTATTTCGCGGGCTTCGTGCCGGCGATCCTGATCGCCGGCCTGATGGGCGGCGCACCCGCCGGCGCCTTTGCCACGATCATCACGGTTCCGATCGTCTGGTGGGCGTTCATGCCGCCCTATTTCGAGTTTTCCTGGCCGACGGCCGACGACTACGACAGCCTAGCGATGTTCCTGCTGTCGAGCGCGCTCTTGGTCTGCTTCTCGCAGCTCTATCGGGAAGCGCTGGCAATTCTGCGGAAGTAA
- a CDS encoding DUF1134 domain-containing protein — protein sequence MTFASRLAAVAFAALMCWSAGASAQQGPPPQYPPPQREPTPYTYGPDELVNAGHKFFGNVSRGLASVIERAVSQWGLPNGYVLGEEGSGAFVAGLRYGEGTLYTKNAGDLRVYWQGPSVGFDWGGDGARTMTLVYNLPSTQAIYQRFVGIDGSAYIVGGFGMTALTANNIVLVPIRSGIGLRLGASVGYLKFTPRATWNPF from the coding sequence ATGACTTTCGCATCACGCCTTGCCGCGGTCGCGTTTGCCGCGCTGATGTGCTGGAGCGCAGGGGCGTCCGCGCAGCAGGGCCCGCCACCGCAATATCCGCCGCCACAGCGTGAACCGACCCCGTATACTTACGGGCCCGACGAACTGGTCAATGCCGGACACAAGTTCTTCGGCAATGTCTCGCGCGGACTCGCCTCGGTCATCGAGCGCGCCGTCAGCCAGTGGGGCCTGCCCAATGGTTATGTGCTGGGCGAGGAAGGCTCCGGCGCCTTCGTGGCCGGGCTGCGCTATGGCGAGGGCACGCTCTACACCAAGAACGCCGGCGACCTCAGGGTCTACTGGCAGGGCCCCTCGGTCGGCTTCGACTGGGGCGGCGACGGCGCGAGGACCATGACGCTGGTCTACAACCTGCCATCGACCCAGGCGATCTATCAGCGCTTCGTCGGCATCGACGGCTCGGCCTATATCGTCGGCGGCTTCGGCATGACGGCGCTGACCGCCAACAACATCGTGCTGGTCCCGATTCGCTCGGGCATCGGCCTGCGGCTCGGCGCCAGCGTCGGCTATCTCAAATTCACCCCGCGCGCGACCTGGAACCCGTTCTAG
- a CDS encoding YHS domain-containing (seleno)protein gives MAFFGLLAGILAAVWPSLPVEATTTERVVTNRYSGLAIEGFDPVAYFTDAAATQGRPEFEAAESGVVWRFRNEGNRASFVAHPEIYGPQFGGYDPTDLVRGVTCAGNPRFWAVVGNRLYLFNRERSRDAFAADPARFLKEAAARWPELEDNLAQ, from the coding sequence ATGGCGTTTTTCGGCCTGTTGGCGGGCATTTTGGCGGCCGTCTGGCCCTCTTTGCCTGTCGAGGCCACCACAACCGAGCGCGTGGTGACGAACCGCTACTCCGGATTGGCGATCGAGGGATTCGATCCCGTCGCCTATTTCACCGACGCCGCCGCCACCCAGGGGCGGCCGGAATTCGAGGCCGCCGAGAGCGGCGTGGTCTGGCGTTTCCGCAACGAGGGCAACCGCGCCTCGTTCGTGGCGCATCCGGAAATCTATGGCCCGCAATTCGGCGGCTACGATCCGACCGATCTGGTGCGGGGCGTCACCTGCGCGGGCAATCCGCGATTCTGGGCCGTGGTCGGGAACAGGCTTTATTTGTTCAACCGGGAACGCAGCCGTGACGCGTTCGCCGCCGATCCCGCGCGCTTTTTGAAGGAAGCCGCGGCGCGTTGGCCGGAGCTGGAAGACAATCTCGCGCAGTGA
- the cysQ gene encoding 3'(2'),5'-bisphosphate nucleotidase CysQ — MNKAQPPLIGCEGATTLLESLTELVIRAGEAILAVNRSTMNVAGKGDGSPVTEADLAADHIIVEGLTRLAPQVSLLSEERVDLATPPYKDSFFLIDPLDGTKEFVAGRNEFTVNVALVTQGVPLLGIIGAPALGLIWRGIVGKGAERLTLQGGAVSQAVPIKTRPCPPRGAPWTVAVSRSHGDARTEAFIDARGGAVRAVLGSAVKFGRVAEGEVDIYPRLSPTSEWDVAAGHAVVVAAGGKVTDSKGSPLHFGLGREDFLVPEFIAWGDPAAAP; from the coding sequence ATGAATAAGGCACAGCCGCCCCTGATCGGCTGCGAGGGCGCCACGACGCTGCTCGAATCACTGACCGAACTGGTTATCCGCGCCGGCGAGGCGATCCTTGCGGTCAATCGTTCGACGATGAATGTTGCCGGCAAAGGCGACGGGTCGCCGGTCACCGAGGCCGATCTCGCCGCCGACCACATCATCGTCGAAGGCCTGACGCGGCTCGCGCCGCAGGTGTCGCTGCTGTCGGAGGAGCGCGTCGATCTGGCGACGCCGCCCTACAAGGACAGTTTCTTCCTGATCGATCCGCTCGACGGCACCAAGGAGTTCGTCGCCGGACGCAATGAATTCACCGTCAATGTGGCGCTGGTTACGCAAGGCGTGCCGCTGCTCGGCATCATCGGCGCGCCGGCGCTCGGCCTGATCTGGCGCGGCATCGTCGGCAAGGGCGCGGAACGGTTGACGCTGCAGGGCGGCGCGGTTTCGCAGGCGGTGCCGATCAAAACCCGCCCCTGCCCGCCGCGCGGCGCGCCGTGGACGGTGGCAGTGAGCCGCTCACATGGCGATGCGCGCACCGAAGCCTTCATCGACGCGCGCGGCGGCGCGGTCCGCGCCGTGCTGGGCTCGGCCGTCAAATTCGGCCGCGTCGCCGAGGGCGAAGTCGACATCTATCCCCGCCTGTCGCCGACATCAGAGTGGGATGTGGCGGCCGGTCACGCGGTCGTCGTTGCGGCCGGCGGCAAGGTCACCGATTCGAAGGGAAGCCCGTTGCATTTCGGGCTGGGCCGCGAAGACTTTCTGGTGCCGGAATTCATTGCCTGGGGCGATCCGGCCGCGGCGCCGTGA
- the chpT gene encoding histidine phosphotransferase ChpT, giving the protein MSGTSSPGPAPDALELAALLCSRVCHDLISPVGAIVNGLEVLDDNPKPEDRDFALDLIRKSAKTASARLQFCRLAFGAAGSSGAQIDLGDAQNMAKGHIEDGKVTLTWNLPRLLLPKNRVKLLLNMLVIAQQTIPRGGTLTIDPVGEGEAMSFRITAAGLNARVPQNIVDLLNGSSSNTVDAHAVQPHYTRLLAEACGLKVTLALDGEKVIVVAS; this is encoded by the coding sequence ATGTCTGGCACTTCGTCTCCCGGTCCCGCTCCCGATGCGCTCGAACTCGCGGCGCTGTTGTGCTCGCGGGTCTGTCACGATCTCATCAGTCCGGTCGGCGCTATCGTCAATGGGCTTGAGGTCCTTGACGACAATCCCAAGCCGGAAGACCGCGACTTCGCGCTCGATCTGATTCGCAAGAGCGCCAAGACCGCTTCGGCGCGGTTGCAGTTCTGCCGGCTGGCGTTCGGCGCGGCCGGTTCCTCCGGCGCGCAGATCGACCTCGGCGATGCCCAGAACATGGCGAAGGGGCATATCGAGGACGGCAAGGTGACGCTGACCTGGAATTTGCCGCGGCTGCTCCTGCCCAAGAACCGGGTCAAGCTGCTGCTGAACATGCTGGTCATCGCGCAGCAGACGATCCCGCGCGGCGGCACGCTCACGATCGATCCGGTCGGCGAAGGCGAGGCCATGAGCTTCCGCATCACGGCTGCGGGCCTCAATGCGCGCGTGCCGCAGAACATCGTCGACCTCCTCAATGGAAGCTCGTCGAACACGGTCGATGCGCATGCGGTGCAGCCGCACTACACCCGTCTGCTGGCGGAAGCCTGCGGGCTGAAGGTGACGCTCGCGCTCGACGGTGAAAAGGTCATCGTCGTCGCGTCCTGA